tatgagagaataatttcgttatacatatcacaatgatagtatctgtttcatttctatgaatgtttgtgttcaaatgcatcagagaataattaaatgttatgttactttcattggtgatcttgcttaatatctaaaacagaagatataaattggttaactctttcgtaaagttactcaaacttaacctgtaggttcatcatcatctctacattccagatggcaaaaaaaaatgttgctcttaattccatcatccagaagaaatatttccccatcgttcgtggaagattttatttatataaagaggctgatgtattgatgaatgtgccttatgaatatatggtcttcctttaattgatgaaagtcaataAAAACATCAGACacacatctgaatgaagaaatttcttttaaatcaacatggtatgatattctgaaataggaaaaaaattcatttctatgaatatatttgtgttgctatcttcagagaataatttaatgctatgcttctttcatctgtgattttgcttaatatctaaatGAAGAGGTGACAATTGTCTACCCCTTTGAAAAGTCATCAAAGCTTAATTAACCTGTAAAAGAATCATCTCCTCTATATTCCAGACAGCAAAGACTTcatattgttgctgttaattccatcgtccagaagaaatattttgctgttgtttttcacagatttcctttataagatgagtttgatgtattgatgaatgctccttataaatatatcatcttcctttggttgatgggagctgataaaatatcagaggcacatctgaatgaagtaatttctttcatatcaacaggatgttatattctgaaatagaaaaaaaaagaagcagtgagataaggagaatcattaaacgacatagtaattcaacattgcaaatcttacaacatcaacactgtcatccatttaatgtctatgtttgcaggggtcagaatccattgaggcaTTGAAACTTTTACAACATTCTGTATAGAGATTTCTCTATTGTTCTGCAGTGGGAAAAATTTTGGTGAAGGGTTAATTAAAATCTTGGCAAGGATGGATCCAATCTACTTTACGATtcactacaaatatatttgtatacacacacacacacacatatatatatatatatatatatatatatacaagtattaagagagggaccacatgtggtcactctaacgctagaaatagatccgcaaagggaatccaccactaaagaattgttgtTCTCAAGcgttaattcaacacgccaagaatgtaagcgggcaggacaaatgaaaaataacgaaaaaatggattaactctatacaattgtttcatcgttaatagattgtgtaattttacttacaaatcattttcgaatcatcggtagagtatatcaaaaacataatttgctgaaccaaacgccaaaatccatacgaaattgatgttattaattaatattcaatttctttcacccttacacacacacatatatgtatatataataatacatatatatgcgtaaatacatacgtatacgtacatacatgtttgtttatattcgcgagtgcccgttctgcgtattttattttttagtataaaatagttaaaaaaatagattaatcgtTCAAATTTTCtccggtactatttaagaagagtggtcccggtgagcgcactcgcgctagttagtcgtgactagtcgatcctacaacgactacctagcaaagtaaataaaacacaaaataaataatttttttacacaaagtaaataattttttggcgatccttcggtataggtaccgtgagtggctttgtttacatttctgaagacaacagaaacccttttctcccacccctaacacaaACCTTAACCATAAcccccgatatatatataaaaaaaagacactttcttgaaatgtatctggtacttccggtacctataccgaagttacgctcatttttttaaaacaaagtaaataaaacaaaaatacaaagtaaggatcgactagtcacgactagctagcgcgcccACCGGGAcctctcttcttaaatagtacccttatatgtttgtttatattcgcgagtgcccgttctccgtattttattttttagtataaaatacttaaaaaatagatcaatctttctaattttctccatactttatatattctggatatatttcccatttcctAACTTTTTCTCACAAGTAAGTGTCATTATCTTGGAGAGGTgcgcggtactactagcgaacagtggtccaggTGCGCGCACTCACGCATCCGTGCTAGCTATTCTTatgtagtcgatcctacgactttttaaccctaaccttagtttgtttacaaaagtaacgtatttacttagttttagaaattttaggatcgactacttacgactagcaagcgcggatacgcgagtgcgcgcaccgggaccactattCGCTAGTCGTACCTTAtcgttattgctattatcatcatcattacagccttaaaataaatctttgtcaacttaccgtattcagaaAGAAACCACGAGGCAGCAATCgttaattaagcaccttaattaattaattaaggaaagttatatccctttatatggTTATAGTTCTTCAATTTTCTGTGACTGGTTCGTTTCGTTCCGTTGTCTTCTTTGTCCCATTCTGTCAACGATTTTACCTTGAaggtaatatagaatatatacactcacatattctaATCTACGACCGTTTCCAGCGCACGAACTGGACCCCGTCGCAGACACCGAAAGAAAGAAGGCATCTTTGACTTATATCTTCCTGATGTGACGTCAGGCCGTTGCACTTCCGATCCGTTTCTGACGTCATTTTCTCTCCTGTCCAATCATTGTCCTTCCTTCACACTTCTCTCTCATCTAAAGAACAATGCTTGTATAccttttggggatcttttcggtttgaccggcagttttttaaaataatttccacgtaactaaacacttttaaacttcgtatactggtagaatgtgtttataaaacatctttttctcttggctttattgagaaaattctactgtttgtaagatatttgttgttttttttcttcaatttctgcaattggaaccaatcactgacgtttattgaggtaaaaaaaaacattctgtgccgtatgaatatgtccctcgtttaagaaacagatttggtttatttatatttgtgaaaaaaaaaatatacccttcccctaaaacagattgaaatgcaatagattgataccaGGGTCGTAATtattggtgacaatttcatatggcaccactagaaaaaactgccgttcaaaccgaaaagatccgttttcaCTTCTATATGATTACTTTAACATTGAAGGGTTCACATAATCCTATTATTTACTGGCAGGGTCactagcacgccagacaaaatgcttcacaatATTTCGTTCGTCAATAGCTCTGTTGAGGATCTCTTCCTtttcaacggcagttttcaacacaatttctagttaactaaacactttaaaattggGAGAATGTGTCAacagaaaacattttttctcttggctttcttgagaaaattgtaatttgtctctgtctgatctggcagtgtttctacagctggatgcccttcctaacgccaaccactccagaagtgtattgggtgctttttatgttccacctgcacaggtgccaggggagtccggcatcggccacgatcagttggtgcttttaacgtgctaccagcacattttcttaatcgctgtcacgttcccgcttcgaaaaataattactgtaacataaagaggttcacagaattctattattcacattattattattattagtagtagtagtagtatcacctTTACAGCCTTAAAGTTAATCTttatcaacttaccgtattcacaaATAAGCAACGAGTCAGTGAATcagtaattaagcaccttaattaagaatttaattGTTGAACTGGGGTTGAAGTGTtgcagagttatttccctttacatgattgtcttctttcagttctccTATAGGTGGCTCTACTGACTGGTGGGATTCTTTGCAGTTTCCTCTTTGTCCCTTTCTGTCAGGAACTTCAGTTTCAAGggttttcaaatttttacaagATTCTTTCAATAAAGTGTACTCAcacattcggatcttttcggtttgaacggcagttttttcttgcagtgtcatatgaaattgtcacccataattatgaccctagtatcgatctattgcatttcaactgttttagggttggggtgggggaggagggtatctttttccttcacaaatgtaaataaacccaatatgtttcttaaacgagggacatattcattatgcacagaatgttttcacctcaatagacgtcattgatttgttgaaattttcacccataattatgaccctagtatcgatctattacatttcaatctgttttaggtttaaGGGTGGGGGGGAaggctatctttttttcttcacaaatgtaaataaacccaatctgtttcttaaacgagggacatattcatatggcacagaatgttattttacctcaatggacgtcttAAGGGGATACAGCCTAAGAAAGCAAGCAAAATCTGAGTGGAACCTGGAGCagcactctggcttgccagctcaggTCACAATTTCCCACCCAAACCTGCAAAGAAAATGgacactgaagaagaagaagaagaagaaggaggaggagaagaaggaggaggagaagaaggaggaggagaagaagaagaaaaagaaaaagaaggagaagaagaagaagaaaaagaaaaaggaggatgaggaggagaagaagaagaagaaggatgatgatgatgatgatgaaaacacaacaaagacaaaatcaatgtcacttaaaacttttattccttattcccattcctttattctctcataacaaattcctcaaaaatccagcacaatcatcttcagaaaccaaagtcatctctgtgttgatatatttagatatataaatgatattgaagttgtgattcatgaatttcatgttgacatccaagaaactgaagttgataatgtcaagcttgaagaggaataaaccttgtcttttagcagacaaaatattcataattcttgtcatcatcatcatttagcgtccgctttccatgctagcatgggttggatggttcgaccggggtctgggaagccacaaggctgcacctggcccagtctgatctggcaatgtttctacggctggatgcccttcctaatgccaaccactccgtgagtgtagtgggtgctttttacgtgccaccggacacaggtgccagacggggctggcaaacagctacggtcggatggtgctttttacgtgtcactggcacgggggccagacgggACTGGCAAcatccacgatcggatggtgcattttacatgccaccagcactggtatcacagctgcaatttccattgatgttgttgatttcgattttgattctcacttgcctcaaaaggtcttcacaagtagagttttgtgtcacaagaagataaggtatgcataagtggactggctacatcccaggtagaggccatgggttgtggtctcacttgtcctgccgggttgtaataaattttgatattgatacgaTTACACCTGTGTATGAATACTCAGATGTGTACTTAATTGGCGTAtttgagagaatgactcaccacaaatatcacaacgttatggtttttcacctgtatgaatacgtttgtgactgattaaattgctattatcagaaaatgacttaccagagatatcacagtgatatggttttttcccgagtatgtatacgtttgtgaacAGACAAATGATTACTtctggagaatgatttaccacagatatcacaatgatatggtttttccccagtatgaatacgtctgtgaccaGACAAATGATTACTtctggagaatgatttaccacagatatcacaatgatatggtttttcacctgtatgaatacgtttgtgtctaggtaAATCAGCTCTTCGaggaaatgatttaccacatatatcacactgatatggtttctctcctgtatgagtacgtttgtgttcaGTTAAATCAgcacttcgagaaaatgatttaccacatatatcacactgatatggtttctctcctgtatgtgtacgtttgtgttcagTTAAATCAgcacttcgagaaaatgatttaccacagatatcacactgatgcggcttttccccagtatgaataaatttgtgaagAGTTAAAGAGCTTttgtcagaaaatgatttaccacagatatcacactgatatggtttctctcccgtatgagtacgtttgtgtttatttaagttACTActggtagagaatgatttaccacagatatcacactgatatggtttctctcctgtatgagtacgtttgtgttcaGTTAAATGAGCtcttcgagaaaatgatttaccacagatatcacactgatatggtttctctcctgtatgaccaCGTTTGTGTTGAGTCAAGTGACtaatttgagagaatgatttaccacagatatcacaatggaatggcttctctcctgtatgaccaCATTTGTGTTGAGTCAAGTGACtaatttgagagaatgatttaccacagatatcacactgatgcggCTTTTTCCCAGTATGAATAATTTTGTGATGTGTCAAAGTGCTAttgtcagaaaatgatttaccacagatatcacactgatatggtttctctcctgtatgaacacgtctgtGCCTTAGATtacaactttgagagaatgacttaccacagatatcacattgatatggtttctctcctgtatgagtacgtttgtgtttaggtaagtcagcacttcgagaaattgatttaccacagatgtcacactgatgcggcttttccccagtatgaataaatttgtgataaGTTAAAGAGCTTTtgttagaaaatgatttactacagataccacactgatatggtttctctcctgtatgagtacgtttgtgttcaGTTAAATAagctctttgagagaatgatttaccacagatatcacactgatatggtttctctcctgtatgagtacgtttgtgttcaGTTAAATAAGctcttcgagagaatgatttaccacagatatcacactgatatggtttctctcctgtatgaccaCGTTTGTGTTGAGTCAAGTGACtaatttgagagaatgatttaccacagatatcacacttatAAGGTTTgtctccagtatgaacacgtaTGTGCCTACTTAGATTACCACTTTTAGAGAATGagttaccacaggtatcacactgatacggcttctctcttttatcagagatttttgctttagttgaattattcattatgagagaataatttcgttatacatatcacaatgctagtatctgtttcatttctatgaatgtttgtgttcaaATGCATCAGAGAATGATTAAATGTTATGTTACTTTCATTGGTGatcttgcttaatatctaaaacaGAAGATATAAGTTGGTTAACTCTTTTGTAAAGTTACTCAAACTTAACCTGTAGggtcatcatcatctctacattccagatggcaaaaaaaatgttgctcttaattccatcatccagaagaaatatttccccatcgttcggcgaagattttatttatataaagaagctGATCTTTTGAtgaatgtgccttatgaatatatggtcttcctttaattgatgaaagtcaatcaAAACATCAGACACACATGttaatgaagaaatttcttttaaatcaacatggtatgatattatgaaacaggaaaaaaattcatttctatgaatatatttgtgttgctattttcagagaataatttaatgctatgcttctttcatctgagattttgcttaatatctaaatcaAGAGGTGACAATTGTCAACCCCTTTGTAATGTtatccaagcttaattaacctgtaaatcaatcatctcctctatattccagacagcaaagacttcaaattgttgctgttaattccatcgtccagaagaaatattttgctgttgtttttcacagatttcctttataagatgagtttgatgtattgatgaatgctccttataaatatatcatcttcctttggttgatgggagctgataaaatatcagaggcacatctgaatgaagtaatttctttcatatcaacaggatgttatattctgaaataggaaaaaaaagaagcagtgagataaagagaatcattaaacgacatagtaattcaacattgcaaatcttacaacatcaacactgtcatccatttaatgtctatgtttgcaggggtcagaatccattgaggcaTTGAAACTTTTACAACATTCTGTATAGAGATTTCTCTATTGCTCTGCCATTGCAAAAATTTTGGTGAAGggttaattaaaattttggcaaGGATGGATCCAATCTACTTCATGCGTGCAAGATtcactacaaatatatttgtatacacacacacacacacacacacatatatatatatatatatatatatatatatatatatatatatatatatatatatatatacatacaagtattaagagagggaccacatatggtcactctaacgctagaaatagatcggcaaagggaatccaccactaaagaattgttctcaagcattaattcaacacgccaagaatgtaagcgggcaggacaaatgaaaaataacgaaaaaatggattaactctatacaattgtttcatcgttaatagattgtgtaattttacttacaaatcattttcgaatcatcggtagagtatatcaaaaacataatttgctgaaccaaacgccaaaatccatacgaaattgatgttattaattaatattcaatttctttcaccctacacacacacatatatgtatacataataatacatatatatgcataaatacatacgtatacgtacatacatgtttgtttatattcgcgagtgcccgttctgcgtattttattttttagtataaattagttaaaaaatagattaatcgtTCTAATTTTCTCTGGTACTATTTAAAAAGAGACGTCCCGGTGAGCGCACTTGCGCtagttagtcgtgactagtcgatcctacaacgactacctagcaaagtaaataaaacacaaaataaataattgttttcacacaaagtaaataattttttggcgatccttcggtataggtaccgtgagtggctttgtttacatttctgaagataacagaaacccttttctcccaccactAACACAAACCTTAACcataaccccccatatatatataaaaaaaaggcactttcttgaaatgtatctggtacttccggtacctataccgaaatGACGCTcattttttcaaacaaagaaaataatttttctaaaacaaagtaaataaaacaaaaatacaaagtaaggatcgactagtcacgactagctactgCAGATGCACGCACTGGGAcctctcttcttaaatagtacccttgtaagagttagcacttccctctctaagcttggattcgaaatcgaatccaagaatcatcggtcgtcAAATACCAATGCATGTATAGGCGCGAAATTAAGAATCCCTTTGTCCTGACATTGGTCAGGTcggaggtcaaagggagatgatcaatcagtttttgtcagaacaaagggATTCTTAATTtcgtgcctatacatgcattggtatttgacgaccgatgattcttggattcgatttcgaatcgAAGCTTAGAGAAGGAACTGCTAACTCTTACACccttgtatgtttgtttatattcgcgagtgcccgttctccgtattttattttttagtataaaatatttaaaaaatagatcaatctttctaattttctccatactttatgtattctggatatatttcccatttcctAACTTTTTCTCACAAGTAAGCGTCATTATCTTGGAGAGGTGtgcggtactactagcgaacagtggtcccggtgcgcgcactcgcgcaagctagtcgtatgtagtcgatcctacaacgactctTTAActctaaccttagtttgtttacaaaaataatgtatttacttagttttaaaaattgtaggatcgactacttacgactagcaagCGCGGATACGCGAGTGCTCGCACCGGGatcactgttcgctagtagtaccttatcattattggtattatcatcatcattacagccttaaaataaatttttgtccACTTACCGTATTCAGATACAAACAACGAGTCAGTGATCGTTAATTAAacaccttaattaattaattaaggaaagttatatccctttatatggTTATAGTTCTTCAATTTTCTGTGACTGGTTCGTTTCGTTCCGTTGTCTTCTTTGTCCCATTCTGTCAACGATTTTACCTTGAaggtaatatagaatatatacactcacatattctaATCTACGACCGTTTCCAGCGCACGAACTGGACCCCGTCGCAGACACCGAAAGAAAGAAGGCATCTTTGACTTATATCTTCCTGATGTGACGTCAGGCCGTTGCACTTCCGATCCGTTTCTGACGTCATTTTCTCTCCTGTCCAATCATTGTCCTTCCTTCACACTTCTCTCTCATCTAAAGAACAATGCTTGGATAccttttggggatcttttcggtttgaccggcagttttttaaaataatttccacgtaactaaacacttttaaacttcgtatactggtagaatgtgtttataaaacatctttttctcttggctttattgagaaaattcaacggtttgtaagatatttgttgttttttttcttcaatttctgcaatttcaaccaatcactgacgtttattgaggtaaaaaaaacattctgtgccgtatgaatatgtccctcgtttaagaaacagattttgtttatttatatttgtgaaaaaaaatatatacccttcccctaaaacagattgaaatgcaatagattgataccagggtcgtaattatgggtgacaatttcatatggcaccactagaaaaaactgtcgttcaaaccgaaaagatccgttttcaCTTCTATATGATTACTTTAACATTGAAGGGTTCACATAATCCCATTATTTACTGGCAGGGTCactagcacgccagacaaaatgcttcacaatATTTCGTTCGTCAATAGCTTTGttgagggatcttttccttttcaacggcagttttcaacacaatttctagttaactaaacactttaaaatttcgtTTACTGggagaatgtgtcaaaataaaacatttttttctcttggctttcttgagaaaattgtaatttgtaagttgtctctgtttgatctggcagtgtttctacagatgcccttcctaacgccaaccactccagaagtgtagtgggtgcattttatgttccacctgcacaggtgccaggggagtccggcatcggccacgatcagttggtgcttttaacgtgctacCAGCACATTTTCTTAATCGTTGTCAGGTTCCAgcttcgaaaaataattactgtaacataaagaggttcacagaattctattattcacattattattattattagtagtagtagtagtattatcactattacagccttaaagtaaatctttaTCAAAATACCGTATTCACAAATAAGCAACGAGTCAGTGAATcagtaattaagcaccttaattaagaatttaattGTTGAACCGGGGTTGAAATGTAGcagaagttatttccctttacatggttgtcttctttcagttctccTATAGGTGGCTCTACTGACTGGTGGGATTCGTTGTAGTTTCCTCTTTGTCCCTTTCTGTCAAGAACTTCACTTTCAAGggttttcaaatttttacaagATTCTTTCAATAAAGTGTACTCAcacattcggatcttttcggtttgaacggcagttttttctagcggtgtcatatgaaattgtcacccataattatgaccctagtatcgatctattgcatttcaatctgttttagggttaggggtggggaggagggtatctttttccttcacaaatgtaaataaacccaatctgtttcttaaacgagggacatattcataaggcacagaatgtttttcaccgcAATGGACGTCCTAAGGACATACAGCCAAAGAAAGCAAGCAAAATATGAGTGGAACCTGGAGCagcactctggcttgccagctcaggTCACAATTTCCCACCCAGGCATGCAAAGGAAATGGacactgaagaagaagaaaaagaagaaggagaagatggaggaggagaagaagaagaagaagaagaagaagaagaagaagaagaagaagaagaagaagaagaagaagaagaaggaggaggagaagaaggaggaggaggagaagaagaagaataaaaacaaaaagaaggagaagaagaagaagaaaaagaaaaagaaggaggattaggaggagaagaagaagaagaaggatgaggatgatgatgatgaaaacataacaaagacaaaatcaatgtcacttaaaacttttattccttattcccattcctttattctctcataacaaattcctcaa
This genomic window from Octopus sinensis linkage group LG27, ASM634580v1, whole genome shotgun sequence contains:
- the LOC118768212 gene encoding zinc finger protein 436-like codes for the protein MNNSTKAKINDKREKPYHCDICGKSFSQSCNLRHRRVHTGEKPYQCDICGKSFSDNSTLTHHKIIHTGKKPHQCDICGKSFSQISHLTQHKCGHTGEKPFHCDICGKSFSRSNHLSGHRRIHTGEKPYHCDICGKSFSRSNHLSVHKRIHTREKTISL